A segment of the Clostridia bacterium genome:
TTAGAAAATCAAAAATTTAATATATGCAATAATGAATTTCTTGAAACTAAGTCTGACTCATACAAGAATATGGGCAGTTATCATGCTGTCAATACTTTTTTGGAAGGCATGCTTTATATAGTGACCTTGATAAGCGGCGGATATTTTGTTTATAAGGGAATGTTAAGTGCTGCTGACCTTGCAATATACTTTTTATATATCGGTATTTTTATCAGTCCGATTGATATGCTTATCAACTTTACCGAAATGTTCCAAAGAGGATTTTCAGGCTTTAGGCGGTATATTGAAATTATAGAAACCGTTCCTGAAATAGATGATACTAAACACGCAAAAGACATAACCGTTCAGGGCGGAAAAATTCAATATCAAAATGTCAATTTTTCTTATAACCAAAACGAACCTGTTCTTAATAATGTTTGCTTTACAATAGAACCGGGACAAACTGCTGCATTTGTAGGTCCTTCTGGCGGCGGTAAAACTACAATATGTTCGCTTTTGCCTAGATTTTATGACATCAACAGCGGAAAAATAACAATAGATGATATAGATATAAAAGACTTCAAATTAAAGTCATTACGAAATAATATCGGTGTCGTTCAGCAAGATGTATATATTTTCAACGGCACTATTAAAGACAATATTTCTTACGGCGATCCGAAAGCCGATGATGATAAGATTATTGAAGCTGCCAAAAAAGCCAATATCCATGACTTTATTATGTCCTTGCCGGACGGATACAACACCAGAGTTGGCGAACGAGGAGCCAGACTATCTGGCGGACAAAAACAAAGAATTTCTATAGCCAGAGTTTTTCTAAAAAATCCTAGAATTTTAATCTTGGACGAAGCAACTAGTGCGTTAGACAACGAAAGCGAAAGACATATTCAAGAAGCATTAGATGAACTTGCCAAAAACCGCACAACCATAGTTATAGCTCACCGGCTTTCTACCATACGAAACGCCGATGTAATATATGTAATTGACGAAGGCAACATAAAAGAAAAAGGCAATCACAAGGAATTAATGGCTCAAAACGGATTGTATGCAAAATATTACAATATGCAGTTTGAAGGAATAGATGAATTATAAATTTATAATTACCTATCAAAATCTATAAAATTTCCTTTAAAGAAATTTTCATTGCCTGTTTTTTTGGCTGTAAGCTTAAATATAACGCATCCATCGGGGCAGACAATAGTCTTACTGTATTTGCTGTCTCCCCCGATGTTTGTAAGATCTCCGCCGCTTCTTACAGCTTCCATTATCGGAAACATTGTCAGCATCACTTTAGAACAAATACCCTGTCCATCTTTGTTTACAGGACATCCGTAAGTGCATGTGTACTTGTCGCCGACTTCTTCGCCGTTTCTGCAATATCCTTCTGTCTTATCTCCGCGAAGAAATCCTACAACTTCAATTTCCCATTCATATTCTTCGTTATACCATTTTTTCATAATTTTCCCCTTCAAAAACGGTTTTATATTTCAATTATTGATATGTATTTCAGAAAAAGACAACTATTTTTTTGCAGGCTTGAACTTATATAACACTTTATATAAAGACAGATACAGCGCCAAAAATGCTCCTGTTTGAAGTCCAAATTTTGCAAGGTTAAAAGGCAAAATTATTGTGAAAATAAAGGCTGATTTGCTTAATCCCTGCAACGCGCCCAATCCATATAGCCTAATATATAACGGCAGCATCACGAAGTAATTGCTTAACATTGCGCCTGTTGTTACTACCACAATAGCAATCAAGCTTGAAATAACGATTTTGGGCTTAGTGCGTGTTTTGTAAAACATGCATGAAGCGGTCAAGCTATATAGGCAAGACAATACGAAATTAGACAATTCGCCTACAAACATAGTAGAACTGCTTGCCAAACCGACAAGATTTTTTATAAGTGCAATAAATACCGCGCTCAATGGATGTATATAAAATGCGCTAAAAATTATAGGAACATCAGAAAATTCAACATCCAAAAAGAATATAGGAATCTTAGGAAATTCTGATAACACAAGGCTCAAAGCAGTCATTACGGCAACAATGGCTACATTATAAGTATTAAGAAAGCCTATTTTTTTTCTTGTTTTGTTATCTTTAGTATAAGCATTATTTTGAATGCTAACGTCTTTTGTGTCAGTACTTAACTTTTGAGAATCTGAATTTCTTTGAATTTTTATTGACATAAAAAACTCCTTTAGTGATTTCAGGGTGGAGCTTTTTAAAAGAAAAGCCCTATTCAAAAAGAATAGGGCGCCATTAATTATTTATTATTGATGGTTCTTCTTTCATCCGGACTCTACCGTCGGTACAGGAATTTCACCTGTTCAGAACAATCAAAAATTCTTGACTGTTGTCGCGGACTTTAACCGCCGGTGGGGACTTACACCCCGCCCTGAAGATACTATTAATTTTTTATATATAATAACATATATTCATTATATATGCAACTAGTTACATATAAAAAAGCTCCTTAAAAAAGGAGCTCGGGTTGGTATGATTTTTTACTAGATTTTTAGACTATAATTTATTCTTGGATATCTGGTTCTTTTATTTCATCTTGAACAGCTTCAGATTGTTCATTTTCTTGATTTTGAACTTCAGATTCTTCTGGTTCAGTAACTTCTTCAACTTCTTTTTGGAAATCTTTAGCTAGATCTTGACTGTCTTCTCTTTTTTCTTGAGATGTTTGGGGCTTATCTTCTACAACTGCGTCTTCGGCTTTGAAATATAGACTAGCCTGTTTTGCGATTTTTGCTGCGCTTGAAGTACCAATTCTTTTTACGCCCAAATCATAAAATTCCAAAGCCTGTTCTAGCGTCTTAATACCTCCGCTTGCTTTTACCTCAACAATGTTTTGGTCTTTATCTACTCCAAGCGCGCTTTCGCTTCGTTGAGTAGCTTTGATTGTGCGTATAATCAACTTAATTGATTCTGCATCGGCAGGGCTTTGGTATCCTGTTCCTGTCTTTATGAACCTTATGCCGCCTTGAACGCAAAGTTCGGTCATTTTGATTATTTCTTCGCGCGTTAAAAGTCCCGTTTCGATAATCATTTTAACAGTTTTGCCGCGCGCTGCTTTCTTGATCTTTTTGATTTCCTTAGCAATGTATTCCCAAT
Coding sequences within it:
- a CDS encoding TIGR04076 family protein, yielding MKKWYNEEYEWEIEVVGFLRGDKTEGYCRNGEEVGDKYTCTYGCPVNKDGQGICSKVMLTMFPIMEAVRSGGDLTNIGGDSKYSKTIVCPDGCVIFKLTAKKTGNENFFKGNFIDFDR
- the deoC gene encoding deoxyribose-phosphate aldolase, which produces MIDYTKSREVIEIIDSTLLRADVVDADIEKLCNDAKEYEFAAVIVNPLHVKKARKLLRGSPVKVGTVIAFPLGEEFTNVKVVQVKKAIRAGAQDVDVVAPISQIKQGNWEYIAKEIKKIKKAARGKTVKMIIETGLLTREEIIKMTELCVQGGIRFIKTGTGYQSPADAESIKLIIRTIKATQRSESALGVDKDQNIVEVKASGGIKTLEQALEFYDLGVKRIGTSSAAKIAKQASLYFKAEDAVVEDKPQTSQEKREDSQDLAKDFQKEVEEVTEPEESEVQNQENEQSEAVQDEIKEPDIQE
- a CDS encoding ABC transporter ATP-binding protein, which produces LENQKFNICNNEFLETKSDSYKNMGSYHAVNTFLEGMLYIVTLISGGYFVYKGMLSAADLAIYFLYIGIFISPIDMLINFTEMFQRGFSGFRRYIEIIETVPEIDDTKHAKDITVQGGKIQYQNVNFSYNQNEPVLNNVCFTIEPGQTAAFVGPSGGGKTTICSLLPRFYDINSGKITIDDIDIKDFKLKSLRNNIGVVQQDVYIFNGTIKDNISYGDPKADDDKIIEAAKKANIHDFIMSLPDGYNTRVGERGARLSGGQKQRISIARVFLKNPRILILDEATSALDNESERHIQEALDELAKNRTTIVIAHRLSTIRNADVIYVIDEGNIKEKGNHKELMAQNGLYAKYYNMQFEGIDEL
- a CDS encoding ECF transporter S component, which codes for MSIKIQRNSDSQKLSTDTKDVSIQNNAYTKDNKTRKKIGFLNTYNVAIVAVMTALSLVLSEFPKIPIFFLDVEFSDVPIIFSAFYIHPLSAVFIALIKNLVGLASSSTMFVGELSNFVLSCLYSLTASCMFYKTRTKPKIVISSLIAIVVVTTGAMLSNYFVMLPLYIRLYGLGALQGLSKSAFIFTIILPFNLAKFGLQTGAFLALYLSLYKVLYKFKPAKK